CTATTATTTATTTTCAGTATCTCTTCGCATATATCAACAATACATAAAATAATATCATTAATTGTTTTATCAAGAATTGCTCTTGCATCTCTGTCAGCAAAATATCTATTTTTATCTATGCTTTTATATTTTTTTAGAAAATAATCAATAGTTTCATTCAGAAAGGACAGGAGTTTATTCGCCTTTTGATTCATCTTTTATTTTTCTTCTAAATCTTATAGTTTCTGTTTCATGTAAAACTCTATCAAATAACTTATAAAGTGTTTCAGTATCAGGTTCAACTAATGCAACTCCTTTTAAAGCTTGTTGTATGATAAAAGGAGATTCATCCTCGTCATCAAGTCTTAATATTTCCACGTCTCTGTCAATAGACATAACTATTTGTTCAATAATATCAAATGATTCATTTTCAGGAACATTTATATACAGAGC
The Thermodesulfovibrio yellowstonii DSM 11347 DNA segment above includes these coding regions:
- a CDS encoding nucleotidyltransferase domain-containing protein, which codes for MNLSIKKAQKKEIEQLKHILNELRKKNKILLAYLYGSSATKNIHARSDIDLALYINVPENESFDIIEQIVMSIDRDVEILRLDDEDESPFIIQQALKGVALVEPDTETLYKLFDRVLHETETIRFRRKIKDESKGE